From the Halictus rubicundus isolate RS-2024b unplaced genomic scaffold, iyHalRubi1_principal scaffold0476, whole genome shotgun sequence genome, one window contains:
- the LOC143364351 gene encoding uncharacterized protein LOC143364351 isoform X2, whose protein sequence is MINVNANRTKSRKRVRNSDGWAGNVAKRLRNSGAEYVNRNNNIVPAKKFENKDCGCQKKCTDKVDGETRKNHFYNFWKIGSFNTQNAYLCGLIHSVPIKRRRPRDESRCMKSSSNVYCLPNIGDSTSVVCKKYFLQTFGVSEGRVNRAIIKHAEGETVGNDNRAPRKDRCKKCDEYKIKLDAVSSDQEVIKKLEEEDELHLRKAEAARNSMKEDIKNAKCSNNIYVRSIDLQKALPFPILTVSDAYYKRNMYCYNLGIHDLRENKGYFYVWDETLASRGSQEIASCLVKHIKSVAGYKDKIIIYSDSCTGQNRNIKIALSLLKLVQSDDIAAKIIEQKFLISGHSFLPNDSDFGCVESAARHTSIYIHEDWYRCMKTARHSNKFVVYEMKRNEFFSTKQLERSITKRKKNTLRQTVNWFTIQWLHYERGKQFDIFYKTTISVDVKYEILNIQRARCGRPLQLKNITQENLYPSVRPVSEAKKKDMIDLLKFIPPVHHAFFQALKTSTIEETGEESSNE, encoded by the exons ATGATTAACGTTAACGCAAATCGTACAAAAAGTCGGAAAAGAGTAAGAAATAGTGATGGCTGGGCTGGGAATGTTGCAAAACGACTTCGTAATTCGGGTGCAGAATACGTAAACCGGAACAATAATATAGTTCCtgcgaaaaagtttgaaaacaaAGACTGTGGatgccagaaaaaatgtacagaCAAAGTTGATGGAGAAACACGGAAGAATCACTTctataatttttggaaaataggATCCTTTAACACACAAAATGCATATCTTTGTGGACTTATACATAGTGTACCTATAAAAAGAAGACGACCACGAGATGAAAGTAGATGTATGAAAAGTAGCAGTAACGTATACTGTTTACCCAATATTGGTGACTCTACCAGTGTTGTATGTAAGAAGTATTTTTTGCAAACTTTTGGTGTCAGTGAGGGACGCGTGAACAGAGCTATAATAAAACATGCAGAAGGTGAAACTGTTGGAAATGACAATAGAG CACCGCGGAAAGACAGATGCAAGAAATGTGatgaatataaaattaaactaGATGCAGTAAGTAGTGACCAAGAAGTTATTAAAAAACTTGAAGAAGAAGATGAGTTACATTTACGAAAAGCAGAAGCAGCACGTAATTCTATGAAAGAGGATATAAAAAATGCAAAGtgttcaaataatatttatgtacGTAGTATCGATTTACAGAAAGCATTACCATTTCCAATATTAACAGTTTCTGATGCGTACTATAAGAGAAATATGTATTGTTATAATCTCGGTATTCAcgacttacgtgaaaataaaggATACTTTTATGTTTGGGATGAAACATTAGCATCCAGAGGATCACAAGAAATAGCATCATGTTTAGTTAAACATATTAAATCTGTTGCTGGTTATAAAGATAAGATAATTATTTATAGTGATTCTTGTACTGGACAAAATCGTAATATAAAAATAGCTTTGTCTCTGTTAAAATTAGTGCAAAGTGATGATATTGCAGCGAAGATTATAGAACAGAAATTCTTAATATCAGGACATTCGTTTTTACCGAATGATTCAGATTTTGGATGTGTTGAATCTGCAGCACGCCATACATCTATTTACATCCATGAAGATTGGTATCGATGTATGAAAACTGCTCGACATTCCAACAAGTTTGTGGTTTATGAAAtgaaaagaaacgaatttttttcAACTAAACAGCTAGAACGGTCAATAACAAAGCGTAAGAAAAATACATTACGACAAACTGTAAATTGGTTCACCATTCAGTGGTTACACTATGAACGCGGAAAACAgtttgatattttttataaaactacGATTTCTGTGGATGTTaagtatgaaatattaaatattcagcGTGCTCGGTGTGGCAGGCCATTGCAGTTAAAAAATATAACGcaggaaaatttatatccatCTGTGCGTCCTGTTTCTGAGGCCAAAAAGAAGGACATGATAGATTTGCTGAAATTTATCCCTCCAGTTCATCATGCATTTTTTCAAGCATTAAAGACCAGTACAATTGAAGAGACTGGTGAAGAATCCAGCAAcgaataa
- the LOC143364351 gene encoding uncharacterized protein LOC143364351 isoform X1, protein MGFLQKYRKRVRNSDGWAGNVAKRLRNSGAEYVNRNNNIVPAKKFENKDCGCQKKCTDKVDGETRKNHFYNFWKIGSFNTQNAYLCGLIHSVPIKRRRPRDESRCMKSSSNVYCLPNIGDSTSVVCKKYFLQTFGVSEGRVNRAIIKHAEGETVGNDNRAPRKDRCKKCDEYKIKLDAVSSDQEVIKKLEEEDELHLRKAEAARNSMKEDIKNAKCSNNIYVRSIDLQKALPFPILTVSDAYYKRNMYCYNLGIHDLRENKGYFYVWDETLASRGSQEIASCLVKHIKSVAGYKDKIIIYSDSCTGQNRNIKIALSLLKLVQSDDIAAKIIEQKFLISGHSFLPNDSDFGCVESAARHTSIYIHEDWYRCMKTARHSNKFVVYEMKRNEFFSTKQLERSITKRKKNTLRQTVNWFTIQWLHYERGKQFDIFYKTTISVDVKYEILNIQRARCGRPLQLKNITQENLYPSVRPVSEAKKKDMIDLLKFIPPVHHAFFQALKTSTIEETGEESSNE, encoded by the exons atgggGTTTTTACAGAAATA TCGGAAAAGAGTAAGAAATAGTGATGGCTGGGCTGGGAATGTTGCAAAACGACTTCGTAATTCGGGTGCAGAATACGTAAACCGGAACAATAATATAGTTCCtgcgaaaaagtttgaaaacaaAGACTGTGGatgccagaaaaaatgtacagaCAAAGTTGATGGAGAAACACGGAAGAATCACTTctataatttttggaaaataggATCCTTTAACACACAAAATGCATATCTTTGTGGACTTATACATAGTGTACCTATAAAAAGAAGACGACCACGAGATGAAAGTAGATGTATGAAAAGTAGCAGTAACGTATACTGTTTACCCAATATTGGTGACTCTACCAGTGTTGTATGTAAGAAGTATTTTTTGCAAACTTTTGGTGTCAGTGAGGGACGCGTGAACAGAGCTATAATAAAACATGCAGAAGGTGAAACTGTTGGAAATGACAATAGAG CACCGCGGAAAGACAGATGCAAGAAATGTGatgaatataaaattaaactaGATGCAGTAAGTAGTGACCAAGAAGTTATTAAAAAACTTGAAGAAGAAGATGAGTTACATTTACGAAAAGCAGAAGCAGCACGTAATTCTATGAAAGAGGATATAAAAAATGCAAAGtgttcaaataatatttatgtacGTAGTATCGATTTACAGAAAGCATTACCATTTCCAATATTAACAGTTTCTGATGCGTACTATAAGAGAAATATGTATTGTTATAATCTCGGTATTCAcgacttacgtgaaaataaaggATACTTTTATGTTTGGGATGAAACATTAGCATCCAGAGGATCACAAGAAATAGCATCATGTTTAGTTAAACATATTAAATCTGTTGCTGGTTATAAAGATAAGATAATTATTTATAGTGATTCTTGTACTGGACAAAATCGTAATATAAAAATAGCTTTGTCTCTGTTAAAATTAGTGCAAAGTGATGATATTGCAGCGAAGATTATAGAACAGAAATTCTTAATATCAGGACATTCGTTTTTACCGAATGATTCAGATTTTGGATGTGTTGAATCTGCAGCACGCCATACATCTATTTACATCCATGAAGATTGGTATCGATGTATGAAAACTGCTCGACATTCCAACAAGTTTGTGGTTTATGAAAtgaaaagaaacgaatttttttcAACTAAACAGCTAGAACGGTCAATAACAAAGCGTAAGAAAAATACATTACGACAAACTGTAAATTGGTTCACCATTCAGTGGTTACACTATGAACGCGGAAAACAgtttgatattttttataaaactacGATTTCTGTGGATGTTaagtatgaaatattaaatattcagcGTGCTCGGTGTGGCAGGCCATTGCAGTTAAAAAATATAACGcaggaaaatttatatccatCTGTGCGTCCTGTTTCTGAGGCCAAAAAGAAGGACATGATAGATTTGCTGAAATTTATCCCTCCAGTTCATCATGCATTTTTTCAAGCATTAAAGACCAGTACAATTGAAGAGACTGGTGAAGAATCCAGCAAcgaataa